One genomic segment of Brevibacillus laterosporus LMG 15441 includes these proteins:
- a CDS encoding aromatic amino acid hydroxylase — protein sequence MQATTKPKFVIPKHLQPYVVEQNYDKYTEVDQQVWRHVLHRNYNFLKDVAHPAYVDGLRKTGISLDHIPRVEEMNQCLQPSGWGAVTIDGFIPAVVFFDFQSRGILPIATDIRKPEHIDYTPAPDIIHEAAGHAPILSDKWYADYVKRFGQIGAKAFATREEHEVFEAIRAYSKLMEDPLATQEEVQLAKEILDAKQSAVTGVSEAEEIARLYWWTVEYGLFGKLEQPLLYGAGLLSSIEESRHCLTDAVIKRPFSLEETIHTAFDITKMQPQLFVCESFDQLLDSVERFKHRMAFHTGGRVAMEKALRSGATSTVVYSSGLQVTGTLESMVYAENSEIVFFRMEGPTALAWNNQELNGHGKSTHADGFSSPIGRLQGVSLPLELFTDGDLEAHGIRMNEHVKLTLEGGITVEGRLEEIVRQEGKILLLSFHQCKISHHGRTLFQSDQGTYDMAVGERIVSAFAGAADPERFFE from the coding sequence ATGCAAGCTACTACTAAACCAAAATTCGTTATCCCCAAACATCTTCAACCCTACGTCGTTGAACAAAATTATGATAAATATACAGAAGTTGACCAACAAGTGTGGCGTCATGTCTTGCACCGGAATTACAATTTTTTAAAGGATGTGGCTCATCCTGCATATGTAGATGGATTACGTAAAACAGGGATAAGCCTAGATCATATTCCTCGTGTGGAAGAAATGAACCAATGCTTACAGCCATCTGGCTGGGGGGCTGTTACGATAGACGGATTTATACCTGCCGTGGTTTTCTTTGATTTTCAATCGCGTGGGATTCTTCCGATCGCTACTGATATCCGTAAGCCTGAACATATCGACTACACTCCGGCACCTGACATTATCCATGAGGCGGCCGGTCATGCTCCTATCCTAAGCGATAAGTGGTATGCCGATTATGTTAAACGTTTTGGCCAAATTGGCGCTAAAGCATTTGCTACTAGAGAAGAGCATGAGGTTTTTGAAGCGATTCGTGCCTACTCCAAATTAATGGAGGACCCGCTGGCGACACAAGAAGAGGTTCAGCTAGCCAAAGAAATTCTCGATGCCAAGCAGAGCGCAGTAACAGGTGTATCAGAAGCAGAAGAGATTGCTCGATTATACTGGTGGACTGTAGAATACGGATTATTCGGCAAACTAGAACAGCCATTGCTATACGGTGCTGGATTACTTTCTTCTATTGAGGAGAGCAGACACTGTTTAACCGATGCTGTAATCAAGCGGCCATTCTCTTTAGAGGAAACCATCCACACAGCATTTGACATAACCAAAATGCAGCCGCAGCTATTTGTTTGTGAAAGCTTTGACCAGTTGCTTGATTCTGTTGAACGTTTCAAGCATCGCATGGCCTTTCATACAGGTGGGAGGGTTGCTATGGAAAAAGCCCTTCGTTCAGGTGCTACCTCCACAGTAGTGTACAGCTCTGGTTTACAGGTAACAGGAACCTTAGAGTCAATGGTATACGCTGAAAATAGTGAGATTGTTTTCTTCCGCATGGAGGGTCCGACTGCTCTTGCCTGGAATAATCAGGAATTGAACGGACATGGAAAATCTACACATGCTGATGGTTTTTCTTCTCCAATTGGCCGCCTGCAAGGTGTGTCACTTCCACTGGAGCTGTTTACAGATGGAGACTTAGAAGCACATGGCATCAGAATGAATGAACACGTGAAGCTGACGCTTGAAGGCGGAATCACAGTAGAAGGAAGATTGGAAGAAATCGTTCGTCAAGAAGGCAAGATATTGCTTCTGTCCTTTCATCAATGCAAGATTAGTCATCATGGACGTACCTTATTCCAATCTGATCAAGGCACATACGATATGGCTGTGGGCGAGCGAATTGTATCCGCATTCGCAGGTGCGGCCGATCCTGAAAGATTCTTCGAGTAA
- a CDS encoding DUF3006 domain-containing protein, with translation MKTTKGIIDRFEESMVVVEIDGQTYDLPRAIFQADVQVGQVIHISTEVDQAETEAREKEATDLMDDLFE, from the coding sequence ATGAAAACAACAAAAGGAATTATCGATCGCTTTGAAGAGAGCATGGTTGTTGTGGAGATTGATGGTCAGACGTATGATCTTCCTAGAGCTATTTTTCAGGCCGATGTGCAGGTTGGTCAAGTGATACATATTTCTACTGAAGTAGATCAAGCGGAAACGGAGGCTAGAGAAAAAGAAGCTACTGATTTGATGGATGATTTGTTTGAATAA
- a CDS encoding methyl-accepting chemotaxis protein, producing the protein MKIQIASLRAKLTILCLTILLVPTLLIGITTYGSTKQELDQAGQAALQKNVKMVIGMIDLMNERVEAGQLTLEEAQEKVRQELLGTKNSENKRPTKKEYTTGETGYVWAINEKAVSVMNPANEGQDLSDVITQDGVLLAKELVEKGTSGGGFVRYKWQIANSDEVETKVSYVELEPHWGWIVGSGAYLTEFNKGANNILTLVALIGSVSTVVGIIMVNFFSRLFTKPIVLVAQQLNRVADGDLTIEELKITSKDEIGNLAKDFNYMINNIRHLISEVDLSAQRVAGSAKELTASAEETSKANEQITLAIQEAASGAEEQQNALYKTTSSIEEISVGMQRIAESSSSIAETSTETRETAEDGGLAVQKTVQQMNSIHKSVNESDAVIKLLDKRTNDISGMLSVITDISAQTNLLALNAAIEAARAGEHGRGFAVVAEEVRKLADQSTQSSNQITQLLEEIQQDMNQSIQTMSKVKEEVQTGIEIANDTDQKFKNILSSTGYISQQIEELASISQQISASLHEISASGENVSRIAQQATDHSQNIASSAEEQLASMEEVTALANSLSIMAEELQKLTRTFTY; encoded by the coding sequence GTGAAAATTCAAATCGCTTCTTTAAGAGCCAAGCTTACGATTTTATGCTTAACCATCTTACTAGTACCTACCTTGCTTATTGGAATCACTACCTATGGGTCTACAAAGCAGGAGCTAGATCAGGCAGGTCAGGCAGCCCTACAAAAAAATGTAAAAATGGTAATTGGTATGATTGACCTAATGAATGAGCGAGTTGAGGCAGGACAGCTAACCTTAGAAGAAGCTCAGGAAAAGGTACGTCAGGAGCTACTAGGTACAAAAAATTCTGAGAACAAGCGTCCGACTAAAAAGGAGTACACGACAGGCGAAACCGGCTATGTCTGGGCAATCAATGAGAAAGCTGTGTCTGTCATGAATCCAGCCAATGAAGGTCAAGATCTTTCCGATGTCATCACACAGGACGGTGTTTTATTGGCGAAAGAGTTAGTTGAAAAAGGAACTTCCGGCGGCGGATTTGTGAGGTACAAATGGCAGATCGCCAATTCTGATGAGGTTGAGACTAAAGTGTCTTATGTCGAGTTAGAGCCCCATTGGGGATGGATTGTGGGGTCAGGAGCCTATCTTACCGAGTTTAATAAAGGAGCTAATAACATTTTGACCTTGGTAGCTCTGATTGGTTCCGTTTCTACGGTTGTTGGGATAATTATGGTTAACTTTTTCTCAAGGCTATTTACGAAACCAATTGTTTTGGTGGCCCAGCAGTTGAACAGGGTAGCCGATGGTGATCTTACAATAGAAGAATTGAAGATTACCTCCAAGGATGAAATAGGCAATTTGGCAAAAGATTTTAATTACATGATCAATAATATACGCCATCTGATTAGTGAAGTGGACTTATCAGCACAACGAGTAGCTGGTTCCGCAAAGGAATTAACAGCTAGTGCAGAAGAGACAAGCAAGGCAAATGAACAAATTACGCTTGCTATTCAGGAAGCAGCGAGTGGTGCTGAGGAGCAACAAAATGCTCTTTATAAAACAACAAGCTCCATTGAGGAAATCTCAGTTGGTATGCAACGAATAGCAGAAAGCTCGTCCTCTATTGCAGAAACGTCTACAGAAACGAGAGAAACGGCAGAGGATGGTGGACTAGCCGTACAAAAAACAGTTCAGCAGATGAATTCCATCCATAAATCGGTTAATGAATCAGATGCTGTGATTAAGCTTCTTGATAAGCGTACAAATGATATTTCCGGAATGTTAAGTGTCATTACAGATATATCTGCTCAAACCAATCTACTAGCCTTAAATGCTGCGATTGAGGCTGCAAGAGCTGGCGAACATGGTAGAGGCTTTGCAGTAGTTGCCGAAGAGGTTAGAAAGCTGGCAGATCAGTCCACGCAGTCCTCGAACCAAATTACGCAGCTACTAGAAGAGATACAGCAAGATATGAATCAATCCATTCAGACTATGAGCAAGGTCAAAGAGGAAGTTCAGACGGGGATTGAAATTGCAAACGATACGGATCAGAAGTTTAAGAACATTCTTTCTTCAACGGGCTATATTTCTCAGCAGATCGAAGAATTAGCTAGCATTAGTCAACAGATATCAGCGAGCTTGCACGAAATTTCAGCCAGTGGAGAAAATGTGTCTCGTATTGCCCAACAGGCAACGGATCATTCGCAAAATATTGCTTCTTCAGCAGAGGAACAGCTTGCTTCGATGGAAGAGGTAACTGCATTGGCAAACTCTCTGTCTATCATGGCTGAAGAGCTGCAAAAGCTTACGCGTACTTTTACGTATTAA
- the rarD gene encoding EamA family transporter RarD: protein MQKEQRAGILYAIVAYAMWGFLPIYWKSVSFIPPGEILAHRILWSLIFSIVLVGLSKKWSRVLEFMKKPKSLLLFLLASVLISANWMIYIWAVNAGHIVETSLGYYINPLLNVALGMLFFRERLDFWQLISLLFAAVGVCWMAINFGQLPWISLSLALSFGIYGVVKKLIQTDSITSLTLETVPVALISFVYICWLQSQGVGSFGAADWGTDLLLIGSGVATAMPLLAFASAAQRISLSTLGFIQYLAPTIQLAIAVFLYKESFTDSHLLSFVCIWVALILYTLSRTPIMQAWQPAFFKQRIEKRT, encoded by the coding sequence ATGCAGAAAGAACAGAGAGCAGGAATCCTTTATGCTATAGTGGCGTATGCCATGTGGGGATTCCTGCCGATTTATTGGAAAAGTGTCAGTTTTATACCACCAGGAGAGATTTTAGCTCATCGTATTTTGTGGTCACTGATTTTTTCAATTGTGTTAGTAGGATTAAGTAAGAAGTGGAGCCGAGTTTTGGAATTTATGAAAAAGCCCAAGAGTCTATTGCTATTTTTACTGGCTTCCGTCTTAATTAGTGCGAACTGGATGATTTACATATGGGCTGTCAACGCCGGTCATATTGTAGAGACGAGTTTAGGCTATTATATTAATCCTCTGCTTAATGTCGCGTTAGGTATGCTATTTTTTCGAGAACGGTTAGATTTCTGGCAACTTATCTCCTTACTTTTTGCGGCAGTAGGTGTATGCTGGATGGCGATTAATTTTGGACAACTTCCGTGGATTTCCCTTTCTTTAGCCTTGTCATTTGGGATTTATGGGGTTGTAAAAAAACTGATTCAAACAGACTCGATTACCTCATTAACATTAGAGACGGTTCCGGTTGCCTTGATTTCGTTTGTCTATATCTGCTGGTTGCAAAGCCAAGGTGTTGGGTCGTTTGGAGCGGCGGACTGGGGAACAGATTTATTGCTGATTGGATCGGGAGTAGCTACCGCTATGCCGCTTCTTGCATTTGCTTCAGCAGCGCAACGCATTTCTCTTTCTACATTAGGCTTTATCCAATACCTAGCTCCTACGATACAATTGGCGATCGCTGTATTTTTGTATAAAGAATCGTTTACAGATAGCCATCTTTTAAGCTTCGTTTGCATTTGGGTAGCGCTTATCCTATACACACTGTCCCGAACTCCGATCATGCAAGCTTGGCAACCAGCGTTTTTTAAACAGCGGATTGAAAAGCGGACATAA
- a CDS encoding oxalate decarboxylase family bicupin, producing MVNRHLDADQGSCEGIPQPIRKDGAGATDPGPRDIMRDIENPDLLVPPITDAGLIPNLKFSFSDTHMQLNHGGWSREVTVRELPIATTLAGVNMRLTPGGVRELHWHQQAEWSYMIVGRARITSVDQDGRNFIADVGPGDLWYFPPGIPHSIQGLEEGCEFLLVFDDGSFSDLNTLSITDWFAHTPKDVLSANFGVPEDAFANIPSDQVYIYQDKVPGPLDSQKVRSPYGTVPKSFTYRLLAQKPIRTPGGSVRIVDSSNFPASKTVAAALVEIKPGAMRELHWHPNNDEWQYYLSGEGRMTVFAGDGAARTFDYRAGDVGYVPFAYGHYVQNTGDQTLWFLEMFKSDRFADMSLNQWMALTPRDLVKDNVQADSELLNVLRKEKWPVVSYPGFTYNPK from the coding sequence ATGGTAAACAGACATTTAGATGCGGATCAAGGCTCATGTGAAGGTATACCGCAGCCCATCAGAAAAGATGGTGCTGGAGCGACTGATCCCGGTCCTCGTGACATTATGCGCGATATTGAAAATCCCGATTTGCTTGTCCCGCCAATTACAGATGCAGGATTAATTCCCAATTTAAAATTTTCTTTCTCCGATACACATATGCAATTAAATCATGGTGGCTGGTCGAGAGAGGTGACTGTTAGGGAACTCCCGATTGCAACAACACTTGCTGGGGTAAATATGCGGTTAACGCCTGGCGGAGTGCGTGAGTTACATTGGCATCAGCAGGCAGAATGGTCTTATATGATAGTAGGGAGAGCGCGGATAACCTCAGTCGATCAAGATGGAAGAAACTTTATCGCCGATGTTGGACCGGGTGATCTTTGGTATTTTCCCCCAGGAATTCCTCATTCCATTCAGGGGCTAGAAGAGGGCTGTGAGTTTTTGCTTGTATTTGATGACGGAAGCTTCTCTGATCTGAATACTTTATCCATCACGGATTGGTTTGCGCATACTCCCAAGGATGTTTTATCAGCCAATTTTGGTGTACCAGAGGATGCCTTTGCTAACATTCCTTCTGATCAGGTTTATATCTATCAGGATAAGGTTCCAGGTCCACTAGACAGTCAAAAGGTCCGCTCCCCTTATGGGACCGTTCCTAAAAGCTTTACATATCGGTTGCTAGCTCAAAAGCCAATTCGTACACCTGGGGGAAGCGTTAGAATTGTGGATTCCTCTAATTTTCCGGCTTCAAAAACAGTTGCTGCTGCTTTGGTAGAAATTAAACCGGGAGCAATGAGAGAATTGCATTGGCATCCGAATAATGACGAGTGGCAGTATTATTTATCCGGTGAAGGAAGAATGACTGTGTTTGCAGGAGACGGTGCAGCACGTACATTTGATTACAGAGCTGGGGATGTTGGTTACGTGCCATTTGCCTACGGACATTATGTTCAGAATACTGGTGACCAAACATTGTGGTTCTTAGAAATGTTTAAAAGTGATCGATTTGCCGATATGTCTTTAAATCAATGGATGGCACTTACTCCCCGTGATCTGGTGAAGGATAATGTACAGGCTGATTCTGAGCTATTGAATGTATTACGCAAGGAAAAATGGCCGGTTGTTTCGTATCCGGGCTTTACTTATAATCCTAAATGA
- a CDS encoding MBL fold metallo-hydrolase: protein MKRNILLVIIMAMFILPMGLSEAHPGKTDANGGHICKTNCNKWGLKDGEYHIHRDGKVIRPNQSKQAPVSQIKTQAVPAGKQAPASIVPVSSATNDLKVYFLDVGQGDATYIKTPKGDDILIDGGNTDKGDLMVKYLKDLKVDDIEVLIMTHPDADHIGGLHKVMQNFKVKSVYAPKVAHTTETYVTLLKQIKGQGLSIKPATAGTTIPLQGVSAKFVAPVGTYEKELNEWSAVLHLTYGATSFLFTGDAEHKSEADMLKSKQVLKADVLKVGHHGSNSSTSPAFLKAVAPKYAVISSGKDNKYGHPTQGTLQKLQQSKIITYRTDQKGTILAVSNGKTITCKTAR, encoded by the coding sequence TTGAAAAGAAACATCTTGCTAGTCATTATCATGGCTATGTTTATTCTACCCATGGGCTTGTCTGAAGCGCATCCTGGTAAGACAGATGCCAATGGTGGGCATATTTGCAAAACGAACTGCAATAAATGGGGATTAAAGGATGGAGAGTATCATATTCATCGGGATGGTAAGGTAATCCGTCCAAATCAATCGAAGCAAGCTCCAGTGTCACAAATCAAAACACAAGCTGTCCCTGCTGGTAAGCAAGCACCTGCTTCGATCGTTCCAGTATCATCAGCTACAAATGATCTAAAAGTCTACTTCCTCGATGTCGGTCAAGGCGATGCTACTTACATAAAAACACCAAAAGGTGACGATATTCTAATTGATGGTGGGAATACGGACAAGGGCGATTTAATGGTCAAATACTTAAAGGACCTCAAGGTCGATGACATCGAGGTTCTCATCATGACTCATCCAGATGCAGATCATATTGGTGGCTTGCACAAAGTCATGCAGAACTTTAAGGTTAAATCTGTATATGCACCCAAAGTAGCTCATACAACCGAGACATACGTAACCCTGTTGAAGCAAATAAAAGGACAAGGCTTATCCATTAAACCAGCAACAGCAGGCACAACGATACCCCTACAGGGCGTTTCTGCTAAATTCGTTGCTCCGGTTGGTACATACGAGAAGGAGTTAAATGAATGGAGTGCTGTTTTACACCTTACTTATGGAGCAACCTCATTTTTATTTACTGGCGATGCTGAGCACAAATCAGAGGCAGATATGCTTAAGAGCAAGCAAGTTCTCAAGGCAGACGTGTTAAAGGTTGGTCATCATGGATCAAATTCATCTACATCACCTGCTTTTCTGAAAGCCGTAGCCCCTAAATACGCAGTGATCAGCTCCGGGAAGGACAATAAATACGGGCATCCAACCCAAGGCACGCTACAAAAATTACAACAATCAAAAATCATTACATACCGTACAGATCAAAAAGGAACAATTTTAGCTGTCAGTAACGGAAAGACGATCACATGTAAAACGGCGAGGTAG
- a CDS encoding MBL fold metallo-hydrolase translates to MNKFQILSIGISIALFATACSNNAGTNQGVGRNQTTQNKKIVNPHSNVRQMSKGATKATTIKEAPSTVNARYVEPSEKKVLHSGEKINRLYNRNLKDKYILQRLTSRTYWVQSNFYSTTFFVGKKGVLLFDPLEDRTDQLLAAVRKVTKLPITSVVYSHDHADHIGDASKMLAALKKSGAKPRIIASKATFDKQVYLKSKLPRPTEVISWPQGSFKFEDLTVQLHGFQRAGHSDDHSVWLLKDEGVLHAPDLINPDQPPFWRFAGSDTFLYHEQNLQDARKLPWKWVNGGHGNVGEKKDFDFDLAFIKDLKKAVGDAIQTQKFGDFVDPKKGAHSAFLPAWLNAVSKQATDTLRPKYGKYYGFEYSTPPNAEMVAEWMFSYR, encoded by the coding sequence ATGAACAAATTTCAGATCTTGAGTATAGGAATTAGTATCGCATTATTTGCAACAGCTTGTTCTAACAACGCAGGTACAAATCAAGGTGTAGGACGTAACCAGACAACCCAAAACAAAAAAATAGTGAATCCCCACTCGAATGTACGTCAAATGAGCAAGGGAGCTACCAAGGCTACAACCATTAAGGAAGCTCCTTCAACAGTAAATGCACGGTACGTGGAGCCATCGGAAAAAAAAGTACTGCATTCTGGTGAGAAAATAAATCGGCTATATAATCGAAATTTAAAAGATAAATATATCTTGCAGCGGCTTACTTCTCGTACCTATTGGGTTCAGAGTAATTTTTACAGTACAACCTTCTTTGTTGGTAAAAAGGGAGTATTACTGTTCGATCCATTAGAAGATCGTACAGATCAACTCTTAGCTGCTGTTCGCAAGGTGACCAAATTACCTATTACCAGCGTTGTTTATTCTCATGACCATGCGGATCACATAGGTGATGCTTCTAAGATGCTTGCTGCATTAAAGAAATCAGGCGCAAAACCGCGCATTATTGCAAGTAAGGCTACATTCGACAAACAAGTCTATTTAAAGAGTAAGCTTCCTCGCCCGACAGAGGTCATCTCTTGGCCACAGGGGTCATTTAAATTCGAGGATCTAACTGTTCAATTACATGGATTCCAGCGAGCAGGTCATTCGGATGATCATTCGGTTTGGCTGCTTAAAGACGAGGGTGTGCTTCACGCACCTGACCTAATAAACCCAGATCAACCTCCATTTTGGAGATTTGCAGGCTCAGATACCTTCCTTTACCATGAGCAAAATCTTCAAGATGCACGCAAGCTACCATGGAAATGGGTTAATGGGGGTCATGGAAACGTTGGAGAAAAGAAAGACTTTGACTTTGATCTAGCCTTTATCAAAGATCTTAAGAAAGCCGTAGGAGATGCTATACAAACCCAGAAATTTGGCGATTTTGTTGACCCGAAAAAAGGTGCTCATTCTGCCTTCTTACCAGCCTGGTTAAACGCTGTGTCTAAACAAGCCACCGACACCCTTCGACCAAAATACGGAAAATATTATGGCTTTGAATATTCTACACCGCCTAATGCTGAGATGGTAGCTGAATGGATGTTTTCGTATCGCTAG
- a CDS encoding DUF418 domain-containing protein, producing MKQLQSYKRIDTLDYVRGFALVGILLINIIAVLTIGDPIANTKDASYQRFLFLFVEGRFFTIFSFLFGVGFYLFMTRANAKGNNGYLLFFRRLLALFAIGYVHGLFLGGEVLREYAIYGFILLFCFKVKKQINIVIGLIGLAISCFFAIKALITLPLMLLGLAAGQYRFFERLTEKTKQIAIGTGILLLISIAGILYQYSQVPALPFPPIILGGTGDPDIEQTNHFLQIGIMIGPIISSVYVGVLILSLQSKFAQVLLHPLKLYGRMALTNYLGQTFILLAIGHLCHLFAQITYIQTLYLCVLVYVIQIFFSVIWMNFFTMGPMEWVWRIVTYWQVPQLRKNKKSYHVSL from the coding sequence ATGAAGCAACTACAAAGCTACAAGAGAATTGATACTTTAGATTATGTACGTGGGTTTGCTTTAGTAGGTATTTTGCTTATTAACATTATTGCTGTACTTACGATTGGCGATCCGATTGCAAACACGAAAGATGCTTCCTACCAACGATTTCTATTCTTATTTGTAGAAGGTAGATTTTTTACCATCTTCTCATTTTTATTTGGTGTTGGCTTTTATCTGTTTATGACAAGGGCAAATGCTAAAGGTAACAATGGATATCTCTTATTTTTCCGACGACTTCTAGCCTTATTTGCTATTGGATATGTTCATGGACTGTTTCTAGGTGGAGAAGTATTAAGAGAATATGCCATCTACGGATTCATTTTATTATTTTGTTTCAAGGTAAAGAAACAGATAAACATCGTTATCGGGCTGATAGGATTGGCTATTTCCTGTTTTTTTGCCATAAAGGCATTGATCACTCTGCCGCTTATGCTACTGGGTTTGGCAGCCGGTCAATACCGCTTTTTTGAACGCCTTACAGAAAAAACGAAGCAAATCGCTATAGGTACAGGTATTTTGTTGCTTATAAGTATAGCTGGCATTCTGTATCAATACTCACAGGTACCTGCCCTCCCTTTTCCCCCTATAATTTTAGGTGGTACAGGAGATCCTGATATCGAACAAACAAATCATTTCTTACAGATAGGCATTATGATTGGACCAATTATCTCCAGTGTCTATGTCGGTGTCCTGATCTTATCGCTGCAAAGTAAATTCGCTCAGGTTTTGCTTCATCCCCTGAAGCTTTATGGACGTATGGCATTAACAAACTATCTGGGGCAAACCTTTATACTTTTGGCTATTGGACATCTATGTCATTTATTTGCGCAGATTACCTATATACAAACCTTGTACCTCTGTGTCCTTGTCTATGTCATTCAAATTTTCTTTAGTGTAATTTGGATGAACTTTTTTACAATGGGACCGATGGAATGGGTATGGCGTATCGTTACGTATTGGCAAGTTCCCCAGCTTCGAAAAAATAAAAAAAGCTACCATGTCAGTTTATAA